One Haliaeetus albicilla chromosome 11, bHalAlb1.1, whole genome shotgun sequence genomic window carries:
- the CARM1 gene encoding histone-arginine methyltransferase CARM1 — translation MAAVSVFPGVRLLTIGDANGEIQRHQEQQPLRLEVRTGPDSAGLALYGHEDVCVFKCSVSRETECSRVGKQSFIITLGCNSVLIQFATPNDFCSFYNILKNCRGHNTERSVFSERTEESSAVQYFQFYGYLSQQQNMMQDYVRTGTYQRAILQNHSDFKDKIVLDVGCGSGILSFFAAQAGARKIYAVEASTMAQHAEVLVKSNNLTDRIVVIPGKVEEVSLPEQVDIIISEPMGYMLFNERMLESYLHAKKYLKPSGNMFPTIGDVHLAPFTDEQLYMEQFTKANFWYQPSFHGVDLSALRGAAVDEYFRQPVVDTFDIRILMAKSVKYTVNFLEAKEGDLHRIEIPFKFHMLHSGLVHGLAFWFDVAFIGSIMTVWLSTAPTEPLTHWYQVRCLFQSPLFAKAGDTLSGTCLLIANKRQSYDISIVAQVDQTGSKSSNLLDLKNPFFRYTGTTPSPPPGSHYTSPSENMWNTGSTYNMSTGMAVAGMPAAYDLSSVIAGGSNVGHNNLIPLANTGIVNHTHSRMGSIMSTGIVQGSSSGQSGGGSSTHYPLNSQFTMGGPAISMASPMSITTNTMHYGS, via the exons atgAAGATGTCTGCGTGTTCAAGTGCTCCGTGTCCCGCGAGACCGAATGCAGCCGCGTGGGCAAACAGTCCTTCATCATCACGCTGGGCTGCAACAGCGTCCTCATCCAGTTCGCCACCCCCAACG atttctgttccttttataaCATCCTGAAAAACTGCCGGGGCCACAACACGGAGCGCTCGGTCTTCAGCGAGCGGACGGAGGAATCCTCGGCCGTGCAGTACTTCCAG TTCTACGGGTACCTGTCCCAGCAGCAGAACATGATGCAGGACTACGTCCGGACGGGCACCTACCAGCGAGCCATCCTGCAGAACCACAGCGACTTCAAAGACAAG ATCGTCCTGGACGTCGGCTGTGGCTCCGGCATCCTCTCCTTCTTCGCGGCACAGGCCGGGGCAAGGAAGATTTATGCGGTGGAAGCCAGCACCATGGCCCAGCACGCGGAG GTACTGGTGAAGAGCAACAACCTGACGGACCGGATCGTGGTGATTCCGGGGAAGGTGGAGGAGGTCTCGCTGCCCGAGCAGGTGGACATCATCATCTCCGAGCCCATGGGCTACATGCTCTTCAACGAGCGGATGCTGGAGAGTTACCTCCACGCCAAGAAGTACCTGAAACCCAGCG GGAACATGTTCCCGACGATCGGCGACGTCCACTTGGCCCCGTTCACGGACGAGCAGCTTTACATGGAGCAGTTCACCAAGGCCAATTTCTG GTACCAGCCATCCTTCCATGGCGTTGACCTCTCTGCGCTCCGAGGGGCGGCCGTGGATGAGTATTTCAGGCAGCCCGTGGTG gacACCTTCGATATCAGGATCTTAATGGCCAAATCAGTCAAATACACCGTGAACTTCTTAGAAGCCAAGGAAGGCGATTTGCACAG GATAGAAATCCCCTTCAAGTTCCACATGCTGCATTCGGGGCTGGTCCACGGCTTGGCCTTCTGGTTCGACGTAGCCTTCATCGGCTCCAT aaTGACGGTGTGGCTCTCGACAGCCCCCACCGAGCCGCTGACCCACTGGTACCAGGTCCGGTGCCTGTTCCAGTCACCGCTCTTTGCCAAAGCCGGCGACACGCTCTCAGGGACTTGCCTCCTCATCGCCAACAAGAG acaGAGCTACGACATCAGCATCGTGGCTCAGGTAGACCAGACCGGCTCCAAGTCCAGCAACCTCCTCGACCTGAAAAACCCCTTCTTCAG GTACACAGGGACgaccccctcgcccccccccggctcccacTACACATCCCCCTCGGAGAACATGTGGAACACGGGCAGCACCTACAACATGAGCACCGGGATGGCCGTGGCCG GCATGCCCGCGGCATATGACCTCAGCAGCGTTATCGCCGGCGGCTCCAACGTCGGCCACAACAACCTGATCCCTTTAG CCAACACCGGCATCGTGAACCACACTCACTCCAGGATGGGCTCCATCATGAGCACGGGCATCGTCCAAG gCTCCTCCAGCGGCCAGAGTGGCGGCGGCTCCAGCACCCACTACCCACTCAACAGCCAGTTCACCATGGGGGGTCCCGCCATCTCCATGGCCTCCCCCATGTCCATCACCACCAACACGATGCATTACGGGAGCTAA